Proteins from a genomic interval of Aspergillus flavus chromosome 7, complete sequence:
- a CDS encoding proteasome regulatory particle subunit Rpt6 (26S protease subunit rpt4), with product MALDNYYHNKIESMKLEIIQGQAVLRRLEAQRNDYNSRVRLLREELGLLQQPGSYVGEVVKVMSTKKVLVKVHPEGKYVVDIADGVDISKLTVGKRVALLSDSYKLEKMLPSSVDPLVSLMMVEKVPDSTYDMIGGLDQQIKEIKEVIELGLKHPELFESLGIAQPKGVLLYGPPGTGKTLLARAVAHHTDCRFIRVSGSELVQKYIGEGSRMVRELFVMAREHAPSIIFMDEIDSIGSSRIDSAGSGDSEVQRTMLELLNQLDGFEPTKNIKIIMATNRLDILDPALLRPGRIDRKIEFPPPSVEARADILRIHSRSMNLTRGINLTKIAEKMNGCSGAELKGVCTEAGMYALRERRVHVTQEDFDLATAKILNKHDDKEVAVSKLFK from the exons GGAAGCACAGCGTAATGATTATAACTCGAGGGTGCGGTTACTTCGGGAGGAACTGGGGTTACTGCAACAGCCTGGCTCCTACGTCGGCGAGGTGGTCAAGGTGATGAGTACCAAAAAGGTACTCGTGAAAGTACATCCGGAAGGAAAATATG TGGTGGATATTGCAGATGGTGTCGACATCAGCAAGCTGACTGTGGGCAAACGAGTCGCCCTACTTTCCGACTCCTACAAATTGGAAAAGATGCTACCTTCGTCCGTTGACCCTCTTGTGTCTCTTATGATGGTTGAGAAGGTTCCTGATAGCACGTACGACATGATCGGTGGTCTCGATCAACaaatcaaggaaatcaaagaagTCATCGAACTTGGTTTAAAACATCCGGAGCTGTTTGAATCTCTTGGTATCGCGCAACCGAAAGGTGTCCTTCTGTATGGGCCACCGGGAACTGGTAAAACACTGCTTGCTCGAGCAGTTGCCCACCATACGGATTGCCGATTCATAAGGGTCAGTGGCTCGGAATTAGTGCAAAAGTATATTGGTGAAGGTAGCCGTATGGTGCGCGAGCTGTTTGTCATGGCTCGGGAGCACGCGCcgagcatcatcttcatgGATGAGATCGACAGCATTGGATCCAGCCGCATAGACTCAGCAGGCTCAGGCGATTCGGAGGTGCAGCGTACGATGTTGGAACTGCTCAATCAGTTGGATGGATTCGAGCCTACcaagaatattaaaattattatgGCTACGAACCGACTGGATATTCTCGATCCGGCCTTGTTGCGCCCTGGACGGATCGACCGGAAAATTGAATTCCCTCCGCCATC GGTCGAAGCTCGCGCTGATATTTTGCGGATTCACTCGCGCTCAATGAACCTAACGCGTGGTATCAACCTAACAAAGATCGCAGAAAAAATGAACGGGTGTTCTGGTGCAGAGTTAAAGGGTGTATGCACCGAGGCGGGCATGTACGCTCTTCGAGAGAGGCGGGTGCACGTTACGCAAGAAGACTTTGATCTCGCTACAGCCAAGATTCTCAACAAGCATGATGACAAGGAGGTTGCTGTTTCCAAGCTTTTTAAGTAG